A genomic segment from Amygdalobacter nucleatus encodes:
- the dxs gene encoding 1-deoxy-D-xylulose-5-phosphate synthase: MKPTTSDSEFRLHIEQNYPLIAKVNLDLANLKKFTATDLSQLCQELRAFITEQVALHGGHLASNLGVIELTVALLRTYDFTKDRLIWDVGHQCYAWKILTYRASGFAHLREKDGLAGFPKPTESEFDHFGTGHATTSISAALGMAAAFKEKGLDHKVIAVIGDGALTGGMAWEALNNISELEPNLLIVLNDNTMSIDKNVGFVADELGKLRLNAGYLAFKLKLKTKLNNLGQFGQTLLRIGRLSKAKLRSKLGKTREFFCERYGCRYYGPLNGHDLLQVEASLQGLKTFKRPALLHIVTEKGHGYAPATNDPTSFHGVKRNDERLLAACYEEPLKTKVEANNKLSYTDAFQQMIMEMAEKEDFACITAAMASGTGLKAFSEKYPTRFYDVGIAEQHAVCFAAGLVSQGVKTVCAIYDTFLQRALDAVIHDVCLQNLPLILAIDRAGLVGQDGATHQGIYSLAFLVALPNLKIINSSDPYMLQVFLQQALKRKLNYPLALRYPRANLELPAFLPKARLAEYQLDRTYANVYEFVQTIPQNLETTTTDWSQIENSVELAQFLKAHAYKLNQKVFVKTEQAAAKPTCKFALTILTSGRLVTNCLQALFDLISQHKLEQPICLIDCFDYSLSLAELKQSNSLLRSRLQVSERVLILEESSGLSPLYAALYTDLADFKHWQVMEVKNLGNDVIEQGEIPELLANYRLDRASLVEDIPAILAKGKAVKEAKSK; encoded by the coding sequence ATGAAGCCAACGACGTCTGACTCTGAGTTCAGATTACATATTGAACAAAACTATCCCTTAATTGCCAAGGTGAACTTAGATTTAGCCAACTTAAAAAAATTCACAGCAACTGATTTGAGCCAACTTTGTCAGGAATTAAGAGCCTTTATTACAGAGCAAGTGGCATTGCATGGCGGCCATTTGGCTAGCAATTTAGGCGTTATTGAGCTGACGGTGGCCTTGTTAAGGACATATGATTTTACAAAAGACCGCTTAATCTGGGATGTTGGTCATCAGTGCTATGCCTGGAAAATTCTCACCTATCGGGCAAGTGGCTTTGCCCATTTGAGGGAAAAAGATGGCCTAGCAGGCTTTCCTAAACCAACTGAGAGTGAGTTTGATCATTTTGGAACTGGTCATGCTACAACTTCAATTTCAGCCGCTTTAGGTATGGCTGCAGCTTTCAAAGAAAAAGGCCTAGATCATAAGGTAATAGCTGTAATTGGTGATGGGGCATTGACAGGCGGCATGGCTTGGGAAGCTTTGAACAATATCAGTGAGCTAGAGCCAAATCTTTTAATCGTCTTGAATGACAATACCATGTCGATTGATAAGAACGTGGGCTTTGTGGCTGATGAATTAGGCAAATTGCGCTTGAATGCTGGCTATTTAGCTTTTAAGCTGAAATTAAAAACAAAATTGAATAATTTAGGTCAATTCGGCCAAACTCTTTTAAGAATTGGTCGTCTAAGTAAAGCTAAGCTACGTTCAAAATTGGGCAAAACCAGAGAGTTTTTCTGTGAACGTTACGGTTGCCGTTATTATGGCCCGTTAAATGGCCATGATCTCTTGCAGGTTGAAGCGAGTTTGCAAGGCTTAAAGACCTTCAAACGCCCAGCTCTCTTACATATTGTGACTGAAAAAGGCCACGGTTATGCACCAGCGACTAATGATCCAACGTCTTTTCATGGTGTGAAACGCAATGATGAGCGTCTATTAGCAGCTTGTTATGAAGAACCTTTAAAAACCAAAGTTGAAGCTAACAATAAGTTAAGTTATACAGATGCCTTTCAGCAGATGATTATGGAAATGGCGGAAAAAGAGGATTTTGCTTGTATTACAGCGGCAATGGCTTCAGGTACGGGTCTAAAGGCTTTTTCTGAAAAATATCCCACTCGTTTTTATGATGTGGGAATTGCAGAGCAACATGCCGTTTGCTTTGCAGCTGGTTTAGTTAGCCAAGGCGTTAAGACTGTTTGTGCCATTTATGATACGTTTTTGCAAAGAGCTTTGGATGCTGTCATCCATGACGTTTGCTTGCAAAATTTACCTTTGATCTTAGCCATCGATAGAGCCGGTTTAGTTGGGCAAGATGGGGCAACTCACCAAGGTATATATAGTTTGGCGTTCTTAGTGGCACTACCTAATTTGAAAATTATCAATTCTTCTGATCCATATATGTTGCAAGTATTTTTGCAGCAGGCTTTAAAGCGTAAATTGAACTATCCGCTTGCTTTGCGCTATCCGCGCGCTAATTTGGAATTGCCAGCTTTTCTACCTAAGGCTAGATTAGCGGAATATCAGTTGGATAGAACTTATGCCAATGTCTATGAGTTTGTTCAGACTATACCGCAAAATCTAGAGACTACAACTACAGATTGGTCGCAAATTGAGAATAGTGTAGAGCTTGCGCAATTTCTGAAGGCTCATGCCTATAAACTTAATCAGAAAGTTTTCGTAAAGACAGAACAAGCTGCAGCCAAGCCAACTTGTAAGTTTGCTTTGACGATATTAACGAGTGGTAGATTGGTGACAAATTGCCTACAAGCTCTATTTGATTTAATTTCACAGCATAAACTTGAACAGCCAATTTGCCTGATTGATTGCTTTGACTATAGTTTGAGCTTAGCAGAATTAAAGCAATCGAATAGTTTACTTAGATCTCGTTTGCAAGTTAGTGAACGGGTGCTTATATTAGAAGAGAGTAGTGGACTAAGTCCATTATATGCAGCTTTATATACAGACCTAGCTGATTTCAAGCATTGGCAGGTTATGGAAGTGAAGAATTTGGGCAATGATGTAATTGAACAGGGCGAAATTCCTGAGCTTTTAGCTAATTATCGCCTAGATAGAGCAAGTTTAGTTGAGGATATACCAGCTATTTTAGCGAAAGGTAAGGCTGTTAAGGAGGCAAAATCTAAGTGA
- a CDS encoding NAD(+)/NADH kinase, which yields MIETSQRKFTYACLYINMYKDPELVHSFALCQYLVQSGLKIVLDASDRATITAIEQALLAKFAKTETKTVQFLQFQLEKPAALTGLGFYIAVGGDGTFLEAVHHALRWQLPLVGFKLGRLGFLAAMTEQNYNLKLEELLHGKFVISKRLLLACRIESKDGEIRNYTVFNDLVLNRKNISRIAKFILQIDGTLVDVVPADGMILATPSGSTAYALAAGGAIIDPSADVLEISPICPHSLHNRSYVAVSSSQVIVEFPEDQLEELCVFVDGKSVPDLKVTDKLTVTKAADYSEILTFPNDSFVANLEQKLKNH from the coding sequence GTGATAGAAACAAGTCAACGCAAGTTTACATATGCCTGCTTATACATAAATATGTACAAAGATCCTGAGCTTGTCCATAGCTTTGCGCTATGTCAATATTTGGTTCAATCTGGCTTAAAAATAGTGCTTGATGCTAGTGATAGAGCAACAATTACAGCTATCGAGCAGGCACTTTTAGCTAAATTTGCTAAGACTGAAACTAAAACAGTTCAATTCTTACAATTTCAGCTAGAAAAGCCAGCTGCTTTAACTGGCTTAGGCTTCTATATTGCCGTAGGCGGTGATGGTACTTTTTTGGAAGCTGTTCACCATGCACTTAGATGGCAATTACCGTTAGTTGGATTCAAATTAGGCCGCTTAGGCTTTTTGGCAGCTATGACAGAGCAGAATTATAACTTGAAATTAGAAGAGCTCTTGCATGGCAAGTTTGTTATTAGTAAGCGTTTGCTTTTAGCATGCCGAATTGAGTCTAAAGACGGCGAAATACGCAATTACACAGTGTTTAATGACTTGGTTTTGAATAGGAAAAATATTAGTCGAATTGCCAAATTTATTTTGCAGATTGATGGGACTTTAGTTGACGTTGTTCCAGCTGATGGCATGATATTGGCTACACCAAGCGGATCGACAGCTTACGCACTAGCTGCAGGTGGCGCTATTATTGACCCGAGTGCTGATGTGTTAGAAATTAGTCCAATTTGCCCACATAGTTTGCATAATCGGAGCTATGTTGCAGTTAGTTCTAGTCAAGTTATAGTTGAATTCCCAGAAGATCAGTTAGAAGAATTGTGTGTATTTGTTGATGGAAAATCAGTTCCAGATTTAAAAGTCACAGATAAGCTGACTGTGACAAAGGCTGCTGATTATAGCGAAATTTTGACTTTCCCAAATGACAGCTTCGTTGCCAACTTAGAACAAAAATTAAAGAACCATTGA
- a CDS encoding arginine repressor, translated as MRKYVRQAKIAELIQANVITTQQQLMNLLAEEEIFVSQVTLSRDLQEMAVEKVRDVHGQMFYSLPVRTETEQQDQQVMKQLFQVSCEQVLVLDKLVCIRLLKAAAPILKLYFKQLKLKGVAAIMTDTDEIWLLCFSKQDSEKVGRFLQAVLHESTSY; from the coding sequence ATGCGAAAATATGTTAGACAAGCTAAGATTGCTGAATTAATTCAGGCTAATGTTATTACAACTCAACAGCAGCTTATGAACTTATTGGCTGAAGAGGAGATTTTTGTCAGTCAAGTTACCCTTTCGCGTGATTTACAAGAAATGGCTGTCGAAAAAGTGCGTGATGTACACGGCCAAATGTTTTATAGTTTGCCTGTGCGGACAGAGACAGAACAGCAAGATCAACAAGTTATGAAACAATTATTTCAGGTGAGCTGCGAGCAAGTTTTAGTCTTGGATAAGCTAGTTTGCATTCGTTTGCTCAAAGCAGCTGCGCCTATTTTGAAATTGTATTTCAAGCAGCTTAAACTCAAAGGCGTGGCAGCAATTATGACTGATACGGATGAAATTTGGTTACTTTGTTTTAGTAAACAAGATAGTGAAAAGGTGGGCAGATTTTTACAAGCTGTATTGCATGAAAGTACTTCTTATTAG
- a CDS encoding DNA repair protein RecN codes for MLEHLEVENLALIKNCALDFYPGLTCITGETGAGKSLLLTAIRAITGAKLDANLLCADGDLKVAAEFTDVKQCLPSDLASKVLASEAEFGEDSLIITRKLTHTNRNRIYINNELSSLTLLRQCGTYLADIHSQNEQQELIKPERHLEFLDQYAGQPALDLLNELAELFKQDQVCKQSLQHLIADPNKREAAKTKLTDMLSEIQQAKLKTADELDLLLQKRQKYEHLQKLLENLQTASAILDGTAGDSNASLSQSLQACYNALQKAEQISPKLETLTSACSNVQAMLNDLETDIQAYLHTFQYQPEQVKQLDERLNLLNNLISKYAPKTMSLQEVMQYESKLTEKLQLLDDTEATLKDLLAEHSNLQSKMTQLADKLHAIRLEAGQALAKDMEEVAHNLALPNLQFVVSLEKAQTQPITVKGYDKAEFLLSANLGQTPKPLAKVASGGESSRIFLALKVILAQAYKVPLLLFDEIDQGISGLACQQVAQALKQLSLQHQVICISHQPAIVAQAEHVYTVTKTSNLALQTTESEVSELNESEILSELSRLLVAQSDSTVGLEAAKELRKAASDYSLRL; via the coding sequence ATGCTTGAACATTTAGAAGTTGAGAATTTAGCTTTGATTAAAAATTGTGCTTTGGATTTTTACCCAGGCTTAACTTGTATTACAGGTGAAACAGGTGCTGGTAAATCTCTTCTTTTAACAGCTATACGAGCTATCACAGGGGCCAAATTAGATGCCAATTTATTGTGCGCTGATGGCGACTTAAAAGTCGCTGCTGAATTTACAGATGTTAAGCAATGTTTACCAAGTGACTTAGCTAGCAAAGTGCTTGCATCTGAGGCTGAATTTGGCGAAGATAGCCTAATTATCACACGCAAATTAACCCATACTAATCGCAATCGCATATACATCAATAATGAGTTAAGCAGTTTAACTTTACTTAGGCAGTGCGGGACTTATTTAGCTGATATTCACAGCCAAAATGAGCAGCAGGAGCTGATTAAACCTGAACGCCATTTGGAGTTCTTAGATCAATATGCAGGTCAGCCTGCCTTAGATTTGCTTAATGAATTAGCTGAACTTTTTAAACAAGATCAAGTCTGCAAACAGTCTTTGCAACATCTAATTGCCGATCCGAATAAGCGGGAAGCGGCCAAAACTAAATTGACAGATATGTTGTCTGAAATTCAACAAGCTAAATTAAAGACAGCGGATGAGCTTGACCTATTATTGCAAAAACGTCAAAAGTATGAGCATTTACAAAAGTTATTAGAAAACTTGCAGACAGCTAGCGCAATTTTGGATGGTACGGCAGGTGATAGTAATGCGTCGTTAAGCCAAAGCTTACAAGCTTGTTATAACGCTTTACAGAAAGCTGAGCAAATTAGTCCGAAGCTTGAGACTTTGACAAGTGCATGTAGCAATGTGCAAGCTATGCTCAATGACTTAGAGACAGATATTCAAGCGTATTTGCATACTTTCCAGTATCAGCCAGAGCAAGTTAAGCAGTTAGATGAGCGCTTGAATTTGCTTAATAACTTAATTAGTAAATATGCGCCCAAAACTATGAGCTTGCAGGAAGTTATGCAGTACGAAAGTAAATTGACTGAAAAATTGCAGCTTTTAGATGATACTGAGGCGACATTAAAAGATTTGTTAGCTGAACACAGTAATTTGCAGAGTAAAATGACACAACTTGCAGACAAATTACATGCAATTAGGCTTGAAGCTGGCCAAGCGTTAGCCAAAGACATGGAAGAGGTTGCGCACAATCTGGCTTTACCTAATTTGCAATTTGTCGTTAGTTTAGAAAAAGCTCAAACTCAGCCGATAACTGTCAAGGGTTATGATAAAGCTGAATTTTTATTATCAGCTAACTTAGGGCAGACACCTAAACCTTTAGCCAAGGTAGCGTCAGGCGGTGAAAGCTCCAGAATTTTCTTAGCGTTAAAAGTCATTCTAGCTCAAGCTTACAAGGTACCACTTTTGCTTTTCGACGAAATTGATCAGGGCATTTCTGGCCTAGCTTGTCAGCAAGTGGCACAGGCACTGAAGCAATTAAGTTTGCAACATCAAGTGATTTGCATCAGCCATCAGCCAGCCATTGTCGCCCAAGCTGAACATGTGTATACAGTGACGAAAACGAGCAATTTGGCTTTGCAGACAACTGAGAGTGAAGTTAGCGAATTGAATGAAAGTGAAATATTAAGTGAGTTGTCGCGCTTATTAGTGGCCCAATCTGATAGCACTGTCGGCCTAGAAGCAGCCAAAGAATTAAGGAAAGCAGCTTCAGATTACAGCCTCAGGCTTTAG
- a CDS encoding RluA family pseudouridine synthase, with protein MVLTIKFQAKDDGLRAVDALRKHYAFSNRRIKKIKFQGYFKLNGENCYLIVPVKAGDIAEICDDAQVNELELSADAASYIVYKDDWFIAANKPANMLTQPNYWHTDSALTKIISKQDLHLVNRLDKDSSGLVILATSSHAHSVLTQISLAKYYLTLVYGDVEASNFGEEFVPEFKQKELQIEMEKGLLKELSLSDSANLTCNYCAYPICRREASILERRICLEKGKSCLTLFRKLAYDQTTNVSLVLCRLLTGRTHQIRLHFLSMGHPLLGESLYDLANLAEMARLPYEERTLSFKKEIPLAEKLELDSLRFTDNPLSTDIYIKYLANLLNIEPSKLQAQAKSNANFIKSTKAYQAMQILNASLPRQALHAWALNFANPVHFPNNSVLDYYVLFAPLQADMANFITEHFPKQKEILGKYEAFNLHYPKA; from the coding sequence TTGGTACTAACAATTAAATTTCAAGCAAAAGATGATGGCTTAAGAGCAGTTGATGCTCTGCGCAAACACTACGCTTTTTCGAATCGCCGGATTAAAAAAATTAAATTTCAAGGCTATTTCAAATTGAACGGTGAAAATTGCTATCTCATTGTGCCAGTTAAAGCTGGTGATATTGCTGAAATTTGTGACGATGCTCAAGTAAATGAACTGGAATTAAGCGCCGATGCTGCATCGTATATAGTCTATAAAGACGATTGGTTCATTGCGGCGAACAAGCCAGCTAATATGTTGACTCAGCCTAATTATTGGCATACTGATAGTGCCTTAACAAAGATAATTAGTAAGCAAGATCTGCATTTGGTCAATCGCTTGGACAAAGACAGCTCTGGCCTCGTTATACTTGCCACAAGCTCGCATGCCCACTCTGTTTTAACCCAAATTTCGTTGGCTAAATACTACTTAACTTTGGTTTATGGTGATGTAGAAGCAAGTAACTTTGGCGAAGAATTTGTGCCTGAATTTAAGCAAAAAGAGCTACAAATAGAGATGGAAAAAGGCTTACTCAAAGAACTTTCTCTGTCAGATTCAGCGAATTTAACTTGTAATTATTGTGCCTATCCTATTTGCCGTAGAGAAGCATCAATTCTTGAACGGAGAATTTGCCTAGAAAAAGGTAAAAGTTGCTTAACACTCTTTCGTAAATTAGCTTATGATCAAACTACTAACGTTAGCTTGGTCCTTTGCCGACTCTTAACTGGGCGCACACACCAAATAAGGTTGCACTTTTTAAGCATGGGCCATCCTTTGCTTGGTGAAAGTCTATATGATTTAGCTAATTTGGCAGAAATGGCTCGCTTGCCTTATGAAGAGCGCACGCTTTCGTTCAAAAAAGAAATTCCTTTGGCCGAAAAATTAGAACTAGATAGTCTCAGATTCACAGATAATCCTCTAAGCACAGATATATACATAAAGTATTTGGCCAACTTACTCAATATAGAGCCTAGCAAACTACAAGCACAAGCAAAAAGCAATGCCAATTTCATAAAAAGCACAAAGGCATATCAAGCCATGCAAATACTCAATGCAAGTTTGCCAAGACAAGCTCTGCACGCTTGGGCGCTCAACTTTGCAAATCCCGTGCATTTCCCGAATAATTCAGTGCTTGATTACTACGTGCTCTTTGCGCCTTTACAAGCTGATATGGCTAACTTCATAACTGAGCACTTTCCTAAGCAAAAAGAAATCTTAGGCAAATACGAAGCTTTTAATTTGCATTATCCTAAAGCCTGA
- the rny gene encoding ribonuclease Y, translating to MWQTICAACGLVVGYGITYFLFNSKFSKIRQALQAEESQSKANANEIIEEAKKQGEKLKRDYLMQVKEEVHKAKVQLDQEIKNEKDNFAKERNRLEQKETNLDRKLEQSEQKKVQLDARDKQLTERETKLQALEAEREVALQEVASLSLEEAKQQVLEIAEKRYYRDMAIMYKRMEDEMKEKADEQARSIVVTAIQRYASDFVSETTVSVIDLPNDEMKGRIIGREGRNIRSFEAITGVDIIIDDTPGAVVISCFNPVRREIAKLTLEKLIQDGRIHPTRIEEMYEKSAREIDQMIVKAGDEAAFETGIIGMAPEVRHYLGRLKYRTSYGQNVLQHCIEVSKLAGMMAADLGLDVDMAKRAGLLHDVGKSCDFEIEGTHVELGVEIAKKYKEPDIVVNAIAAHHGDCEPKSEIAVLVMAADAISAARPGARRENLETYVKRIEKLEKLTESFEGVSKAYAIQAGREIRVIVNPEMVDDAEMTLKAHEICQKIEEELAYPGQIKVSMIRETRAVDYAR from the coding sequence ATGTGGCAAACTATTTGTGCTGCATGTGGCCTAGTTGTGGGCTATGGAATAACATACTTCCTCTTTAACTCGAAATTTAGTAAAATTCGGCAAGCCTTGCAGGCCGAAGAGAGCCAATCAAAAGCAAATGCTAATGAGATTATTGAAGAAGCTAAGAAGCAGGGAGAGAAGTTGAAACGTGACTATCTCATGCAAGTTAAGGAAGAGGTCCACAAAGCTAAGGTTCAGCTTGACCAAGAGATAAAGAATGAGAAAGATAATTTTGCCAAAGAGCGTAATCGTTTGGAGCAAAAAGAAACAAATCTTGATCGCAAACTTGAGCAGAGCGAGCAAAAGAAAGTTCAGCTTGATGCACGTGATAAGCAATTAACTGAACGTGAGACAAAATTGCAAGCTTTGGAGGCTGAACGAGAAGTGGCTCTACAAGAAGTTGCTTCGTTGAGTTTGGAAGAGGCAAAGCAGCAAGTCTTAGAAATCGCAGAGAAACGCTATTATCGTGACATGGCAATCATGTACAAGCGTATGGAAGACGAGATGAAAGAAAAAGCCGATGAGCAAGCTCGTTCCATTGTGGTTACTGCTATACAACGCTATGCATCTGACTTTGTTTCAGAGACAACAGTTTCTGTCATCGATTTACCTAACGATGAGATGAAGGGTAGAATTATCGGACGTGAGGGCCGTAATATCCGTTCCTTTGAAGCTATTACTGGTGTTGACATTATTATTGATGATACGCCAGGTGCTGTTGTTATTTCTTGCTTTAATCCTGTTCGACGCGAGATTGCTAAATTAACGTTGGAGAAGTTAATTCAAGATGGACGTATTCATCCTACTCGTATCGAGGAAATGTACGAGAAGTCAGCTCGTGAAATAGACCAGATGATTGTTAAAGCTGGCGATGAAGCAGCTTTTGAAACTGGTATTATTGGTATGGCTCCAGAAGTTAGACATTATTTGGGCCGCTTGAAATATAGAACAAGTTATGGCCAGAATGTTTTGCAACATTGCATTGAAGTTTCTAAGTTAGCTGGTATGATGGCAGCTGATTTGGGCCTAGATGTTGATATGGCTAAGCGTGCAGGTCTTTTGCATGATGTTGGTAAATCATGTGACTTTGAGATTGAGGGTACCCATGTTGAGTTGGGTGTTGAGATTGCTAAGAAGTACAAAGAGCCTGATATTGTTGTCAATGCAATTGCAGCTCACCATGGCGATTGTGAGCCTAAGAGTGAGATAGCAGTTTTGGTCATGGCTGCTGATGCTATTTCGGCTGCTCGTCCAGGTGCTAGACGTGAGAATCTGGAAACTTATGTGAAGCGGATTGAGAAGTTGGAGAAATTAACCGAGTCATTTGAAGGTGTTTCTAAAGCTTATGCAATTCAGGCTGGGCGTGAGATACGTGTTATTGTTAATCCTGAAATGGTTGACGATGCAGAGATGACGCTAAAAGCTCATGAAATCTGTCAAAAGATTGAGGAAGAATTAGCTTATCCAGGCCAAATAAAAGTCAGCATGATACGTGAAACTCGTGCTGTTGATTATGCGCGTTAG
- a CDS encoding APC family permease: MSLRTITLMAFMTVWGFGNVVNGYAFFNGVKSIISWVIVFVLYFIPYSLIVGELGSAFKESGAGVSSWIEKTFTKKLAYYAGWTYWVVHLPYISQKPMNTIIALSWAVFGDKRVKDFNIYYVQITCILIFAIVLFLSSYGVKMVKFLSSIAGACSVVLCFLFILMAVAAPFIRGTAIQYNNLPTDLSTYVPNFDFKYFADFSILIFAVGGCEKISPYVNKMKKPGREFPISIIVMTIMVIAVASLGTIALALMFDPTVPPEEMYSMGAYLAFQKLGVWYGLGDLFVKIYAISIAITQFAVMILSIDAPLRMLIESADDEFIPAKFKRQNKHGSYIYGMRMIAVVVFILLVIPMIGIGSVNEMVKFMLKLNSVCMPLRYVWVFLAYFGVKRLTNVHPEYVMTKNKWLGKAIGIWCMAVTTVFCVWGMYSKDVFRMVLNFLTPFILLGLGAILPMIAKKQKHVK; this comes from the coding sequence ATGAGTTTAAGAACTATCACTTTGATGGCTTTTATGACTGTTTGGGGCTTTGGTAACGTTGTTAATGGTTATGCCTTTTTCAATGGCGTTAAGTCGATCATCAGCTGGGTGATTGTCTTCGTACTCTACTTTATACCATATTCATTAATTGTCGGCGAACTTGGTTCAGCTTTTAAGGAATCTGGTGCTGGCGTTTCGTCTTGGATTGAAAAGACGTTTACTAAAAAACTTGCTTATTATGCAGGTTGGACCTATTGGGTTGTCCACTTGCCGTATATTTCTCAGAAACCGATGAATACAATTATTGCACTTAGCTGGGCTGTATTCGGTGATAAACGTGTTAAGGACTTTAACATTTATTATGTGCAAATCACATGTATCTTAATTTTTGCCATAGTTTTGTTCCTTTCCAGTTATGGCGTTAAAATGGTTAAGTTCTTAAGCTCGATTGCTGGTGCGTGCAGCGTAGTTTTGTGCTTCCTGTTCATTTTGATGGCAGTTGCAGCTCCATTCATCCGTGGCACAGCTATCCAATACAATAACTTACCTACAGATCTTTCTACCTATGTACCGAATTTTGATTTCAAATATTTTGCTGACTTCTCGATCTTGATTTTCGCTGTTGGCGGTTGTGAGAAAATTTCGCCTTACGTCAACAAGATGAAGAAACCAGGTCGCGAGTTCCCAATTAGTATTATCGTGATGACAATTATGGTTATCGCTGTGGCTTCATTAGGTACAATAGCATTAGCTTTAATGTTCGATCCAACTGTTCCACCAGAGGAAATGTACTCCATGGGTGCTTACTTGGCTTTCCAAAAATTAGGTGTTTGGTATGGCTTAGGCGATTTGTTCGTCAAGATCTATGCAATTTCAATTGCTATCACGCAGTTTGCGGTTATGATTCTCTCCATCGATGCACCATTGCGTATGTTGATTGAGTCTGCTGATGATGAGTTTATTCCAGCTAAATTTAAGCGACAGAATAAACATGGTTCTTACATCTATGGTATGCGCATGATTGCTGTTGTCGTGTTTATCCTTTTGGTCATTCCTATGATTGGTATTGGCAGTGTCAATGAAATGGTTAAGTTCATGTTGAAACTTAATTCTGTATGTATGCCATTGCGCTATGTCTGGGTTTTCTTGGCTTATTTCGGCGTTAAACGTTTGACAAATGTACATCCAGAATATGTTATGACTAAAAATAAATGGCTGGGTAAGGCGATCGGTATCTGGTGTATGGCTGTGACAACTGTTTTCTGTGTTTGGGGCATGTATTCAAAAGATGTATTCAGAATGGTCTTGAATTTCTTAACACCATTCATTCTCCTTGGATTAGGTGCAATTTTACCAATGATTGCTAAGAAACAAAAACATGTTAAGTAA